In Caballeronia sp. NK8, the DNA window CGTCGCCGGGGCGCTTGTCGTCGGCGCGGTTCTCACGCTCACGCAGCGCGCGACCGATGCGTCGGCGGAATCGTCGTCTTCCGAACCGCACCGGGCTTGAGGCCGCCATGTCCGTGATCGCTCCCTCCGCCCTTGCGTTCGGCGAATCGCGCAGAAGCCTGCTTGCGTCGCTTGGCGATATCGTCGGCGCGCGCAACGTGCTCACCGGCGATGCACCGACGCGCCGCTATCGCACCGGCTACCGCTTCGGCACGGGCCGTGTGCTGGCGGTGGTGCGCCCCGGCACGCTCGTCGAACAATGGCGCGTGCTCGTCGCGTGCGTCACGGCGCGCACGATCGTCATCACGCAAGCGTCGAACACGGGCCTCACCGGCGGCTCGACGCCCGACGGCGACGGCTACGATCGCGATGTCGTCATCGTCAGCACGACGCGCATCCGCCGCGTCCATCTGATCAAGGACGGGACGCAGGCGGTCTGCATCGGCGGCACGACGCTCGATCAGCTCGAACGCGCTTTGAAGCCGCTCGGCCGCGAGCCGCATTCGGTGATCGGCTCGTCGTGCATCGGCGCGTCGGTGCTGGGCGGCATCAGCAACAATTCGGGCGGCTCGCTCGTGCATCGCGGACCCGCCTACACGGAGATGGCGGTGTTCGCCGCCGTCGATGCAGCGGGCGTGCCGCGCCTCGTGAATCACCTGGGCATCGAACTCGGCGGCACGCCCGAAGAGATCCTGTCGCGCATCGAGAACGGCACGTTCACCGATGCCGATGTCCGCGAAGGCGCGGCCGCATCGGATCACGACTACGCGACCCATGTCCGCGATATCGATGCGCCCACGCCCGCGCGCTTCAACGCCGATCCGCGCCGGCTCTTCGAGGCGTCGGGCTCAGCCGGCAAGGTGATGACCTTCGCGGTGCGTCTCGACACCTTCGCGGCCGAGCAAGGCGCGAAGGTGTTCTATATCGGCACCAACGACACGAGCGTGCTGACGGACATCCGCCGCCACGCGCTCGCGAATTTCACGCATTTGCCGATCGCGGGCGAGTATCTTCATCGCGATGCGTTCGATGTCGCAAGGAAATACGGCAAGGACCTGTTCGTCATCATCGACAGGTTCGGCACGGACCGGCTGCCGCTCTTCTTCAGTCTCAAGACGCGTTGCGACGCGTGGTTCGAGCGTCTCGGCTTCATGCCGAAGCACCTGAGCGATCGCGTGCTGCAGTGGGTCAGCGAGCGCTTGCCGGATCATCTCCCCGCGCGGCTTGCGACGTATCGCGAAGAGTACGAGCATCATCTGATGCTGAAGGTGCCCGCAACGGGCATCGATGAAGCGCGTGCGTTTCTGTCGACGCGTTTCGCGGATGGTGGCGGCGCATATTTCGAATGCAGCGATGAAGAAGGCCGCAAGGCATTCCTGCATCGGTTCGCGGCGGCGAGCGCGGCGGTGCGCTATCGCGCGGTGCATCATCGCGAGGTCGAAGATATCGTCGCGCTCGATATCGCTTTACGGCGCGACGACCGCGAGTGGTTCGAGAATCTGCCGGCGAAGATCGAGCGCCCCATCGTGCTGAAGCTGTATTACGGGCACTTTCTGTGTCATGTGTTTCATCAGGACTACATCGTCATCAAAGGCAACGACTGCCTGGCGCTGGAACACGAGATGCTCGAATTGCTCGATGAGCGTGGCGCAGAGTATCCCGCCGAGCACAACGTGGGGCATCTTTATGAGGCGAAGCCACAGCTTGCGGCGTTCTATAAAGAGCTCGATCCGTGCAATTGCTTCAATCCGGGAATCGGGAAGATGTCGAAGTTCGCGGCGTATCGGGAGCGTGCGGGCGAGGCTTGAACGTCCTCTCTACGCGACCATCTTCACCCGCAACATCGCCACGTCCGCATTGCTGACCGACAAACCCTGCGCCAGATAATTGCTCAGCGTGCCGAACCCGCGATGCATCTCCTCGAACGCCGCTTCGAGCGTCGCGCTCTGCGCCTGATAAAGCGGCGCGACCGTCTGCGCATCCGTCCCGAGCCGCGCCGCATGCGCCTTCACGCGTGCGTCGATGTGTGACTGTGCCGCCGTGTTGGTCAACAGATAGTCCTGAATGATCACGTCGAGCGGCACATCGGCGATGGAGAGCAACAGCGCGGCCGCCCAACCCGTGCGATCCTTGCCTGCCGTGCCGTGCATCACCTGCGGCCCCGCAACGCGCGCAAGCCGCGTCAGCAGCGCACCGAACTGCAGGCGCGCGACCGGGTCCATGACGAGCTGACGTTGCTGCCCGATCATCCACGCGCTGGCCGCCGCCGCGTCGCGAGGCATCGCCGCGGCGGCGTCGATCGGCGCGACTTCATGCGTCTCGCGCACGGCGTTCGCCGGCACGCGATCCGGCGCTAACGCTGTCTCGCTCACCACGCGAAGATCATGCACCGCGCGCAACGACAGCCGCGCGAGCGCAACCGCATCGGCATCGTCGGGCGTGAGCGCGCCCGCGCGATAGAACACGCCGCGCCGCAGCCGGTTTCCATCGACGGTCGGATAGCCTTCGCCCATGCCCGCCACATCGCGGAAGTTTTCGATCGAAGCGAGCGTCGGCGTCGCCGTCACGGCCTGATCGTCGCTCGCGCCGCCGCATGCCGATAGCAGCGCGCCCGCGCCGAACGTGGTCGAAAGCAGCGCGACACGCGCGCCGCCATGAATGAAAGCGCGTCGCGACATGGGCGCCGCACGCGTGGACGAAGCAGGCATCATGTTTCTTCAAAGGGAATGACGATGCGTACGATCAGCCCGCCGCTCTCGGCGTTGCCGATCTCGCAGCGGCCACGCTGCTCGCGCGCCAGCCGCTCGACGATGGTGAGCCCGAGCCCGCAATGACCGTTGCCGCTGCGCGCGGGGTCGAGCCGCACGAACGGCCGCAATGCGTCGTCGAGGCGTTCGTCGGGAATGCCGGGACCGTGGTCGCGCACTTCGATCAGCCAGTTGCCGCCCCTTCGCGCGGTGCGGATCTCGACGGGCGGCTCGCCATGCTCCAGCGCGTTGTCGACGAGATTGGTCATCAGACGGTCGATGAACGTGCGCGGCAACCTGAACGCCTCGCCCGCGTCGAGCGAGAGCGCGAACAGCGGCTCGTCGCCATCTTCGGGCGACGCGAACTGCTCCGCGATGAACGCATCGACACCGGTATCGCTGCTTTCCGAAGTCGAGCGGCCCGCGAATTCGAGGAACTGCTGAACGATGCGCGTCATCGAATCGATATCGCGCAGGAAATGCGCGCGTTCGCGCTCGTCCTTGGCGAGCACGCTCGCGCGCAGCGACAGGCGCGTGAGCGGCGCCTTCAGATCGTGCGCGATGCCGGCAAGCATCACGGCGCGATCGTCGTCCGTGTCGATGAGCTTCTTCATCATCTGGTTGAACGCGCCGATCAGTTCGCGCAATTCACGTGGACCGTTTTCATCGACGGGAACGGGACGCTCGCCGCTCCCGAAGCGGCGCGCCGCCTGCGCGACACGCGCGAGCGGCCGCTGCAACTGCCAGGTCGCAAAGAGCGAGAGCACGAGCGCGCCGGCGAGCAGCACGACCGCCTCCGTCATGAAGGGCGCGGGCGGCGGCAAGTCGATCGGCGTGACGATCCACACATTGCTCGACGGATAGCGCACCCAGAGCCGCGACTTGTTGCGCGCGTCGATATCGACGGCGATCTGCGAGCCCTCCGGCAAGCCATCGGCGATCTGGCGCGCGAGATGCGCGTGCCGCGTCTTGCGGGCATCGCGCAAGGTGAGCGGCTCGGGCATGTTCCACACCGGCACGATATGCACGCGCGTTTCGCGCATCAGCCGCCCGCCGAGCGCGACATCGTTATGCGCGGCCTCCAGCACGATCAGCAATGCGCGCGCGTAGCCATCGGCTTCGCGGTGCGGACCCTGCACGTGGAGAATCGCGAACCATCCGCCCTGCAGCGCGAGCAGCACGCACACGGACACGAGCGCCATGCGGCCGAACAGCGTGTCGATGAAACCGCGCGGCGCGCGCGCGGCCTGCCAGAGACCCGGACGCATCGCGGTCAGGTCCCGAAGCGGTTCGATGTCGGGCTGTCGGTGTCGGGCACGAACACGTAGCCTTGCCCGCGCACGGTCTGCACGTGACGCGGATTCGACGGATCGTCCTCGATGATGCGGCGCAGACGCCAGATCGGCACATCGAGCCCGCGATCGCGAAAAGCGAGATCGTCGCGATGCACGAGATCGTGGATCAGCACGCGCGAGAGCACCTTGTACGGATGCTTGATGAAGACCTTGAGCAGCGCGAACTCGCTGTCGCGCAATGCGATGCGTTCGCCGCCGCGCAGCAGCGAGCGCGTTACGAAGTCGACTTCGAAGCGGCCGAAGCGTTCGCGCGGCGCGGGCTCTGGACGGCTCGGCGCACTCGCGCGCCGCCGCAGCACCGCCTCGATGCGCGCGAGCAGTTCACGCGGATCGAAGGGCTTGGCGAGATAGTCGTCCGCGCCCGATTGCAGGCCCGCGATCTTCTGTGGAACGCTGTCGCAGCCCGTGACGAAGATCACGGGAATATCCTCGCCCGCCGCGCGCAAATCGCGCAGCGCGCGCAGGCCATCCGTGTCCGGCATCATGATGTCGAGCACGACGATGGACGGACGTTCGAGCTCCAGCCGCCGACGCAGCCCGCCGCCGTCGTGCAGCACGGACACGTCGATGCCTTGCGCATTGAAGAAGTGGCGCAGCAGGTCGCGCACCGCGGAGTCGTCGTCGACGATGAGAACCGATATGGACATCTCAAAATTCTATTCGGAGGTTATTCCCAATCCGCGCATCGCGCGCTTCGCGCGACATTACGGATTCTTACGGAACGCAGTTTCGCGGGCCGCGACGTTGCAAAGCACGCGCGTGCGATTCCCGTTCGAAGCCGTGCGCACGCGCTATTCGACTGCGCATTGCGCGTTGAAACACGCCGTAACGGAAAGAAATGGAAAGTTCTCGACCGTCGCGAGCGCGTGCGCGCGGCGCTTAGAATCCGTGCATGACTCCACATGTACTGATGGTCGACGACGACCCCGTCGTGCGCGATCACGTTCGCGACTATCTGCAGCAGCACGGCTTCGACGTGTCCGTCCTGAGCGACGGCACCGGTCTGAGACGCCGCGTGCAGGCCGAGCGTCCCTCGATGATCGTGCTCGACGTGATGATGCCCGGCAAGGACGGCATCAGCGCGTTGCGCGAATTGCGCAATGCTCACGACGATATTCCCGTGATCCTGCTGACAGCGCGCTCGGACGTGCTCGACCGCGTGATCGGGCTCGAACTCGGCGCGGACGATTATCTCGGCAAGCCCTTCGATACGCGCGAGCTGCTCGCGCGCATCCGCTCTATCCTGCGGCGCCGCGAGAGCGCGTCGGCGTTCACGGCAGGCGCGCCCGAGATGCGGCCGGCGTATCGCTTCGGACCGTTCGAAATGGACTTCAGCGCGCGTGAATTGCGCCGCGATGGCGAACGCATCGCGCTGCGCTCGGGCGAATTCGCGCTGCTCAAGACGCTCGTCAAGAACGAGATGATCGTGCTCACGCGCGCGCAACTGAACGAGAAGCTGCGCGGCAACGGCGCGCATCGCGATCGCAGTCTCGATGTCGCGATCTGGCGTCTGCGCCGCCTGCTCGAGATCGATCCGTCCGAACCGCGCTACGTGCAGACCGTCTGGGGCCAGGGCTATATCTTCGTGCCCCACGGCGATCCGACGGCGGCCGGGCGCATCGCAGCGCGCGTGGAAGTCTGAGGCGCGCGGCGTCATCGTCAGAAGGTCAGCACGCTCATGAAGAGACGTTGCAGCCAGCCCATCGTGGTCGAATCGGCGAGCATGCCGACGCCCGCCTGTTCGATGCGCGCATTGGCCACCTTGTTCGACGCGACGTAATTGCCCGCCTCGATATCCTTCGGATTGACGATGCCCGAGAAGCGCAACTGATCCTGATTGCCGCTCATCGCGATGATCTTGTCGCCCGCGACCACCAGGTTTCCGCCTGGCAACGTGCCGATTACCGACACCGCGAGCGTGCCGCTCATCGCCGACAGATTGCTGGTGCTGCCGTTGCCCTTGAACGACGTATTCGCCGAGCCGACGTTGAACAGGCGCGCCAGCCGCGCCGCCGCGCCGCTCGATTTGTCCGCGGCCTCGGCACTGATGCTGCTCGCGCGGCTCGCGCTGGCGTCGGCGGAATTGCTGCCCTGATACGACTCCGCGAGGCGGATCGTCAGCACGTCGCCGACTCGCTGCGCACGGGCGGTTTCGTAGAGCGAGACCGAACTGCCCGCCTGATAGATCGCGCCCAGCGTATTGACGTTGACCGGCTGCGCGACGGCCGGCGCATAGGTCGGCATCTCGACGACGGAACGCGACGACGAGCACGCGGCAAGCGCAAGCACCAACGCCGCGCAGGGCAATGACGTCAGTTTCATGAACAATCCTCTCCTTTGATTCAGGGCGTGTCCTGCACGGAGGCAAGACGCCAGCGGTCGGCCGTTTCGCGCAGCCACGATTCGTAGGCTTTCAGGCGATAGATCACATGCGCCGAGGCCGCCGCACCGTTCGCTTCCAGCGTGATCGAACTCGTCGCGTTCTCCCACGTTCGCGTCCTGTAACCGTTCGCGCGATCGACGCGGCTTCGGCCGAACTTCGACGACAGCGCTTCGGTAAAGTCATCGACCACCCGCGCATCGATCACGAACGCCATGCGATACAGTCGCGGCGACGCATCGCCTGGCATCGCCGCGAAACGCAACACGTGATCGCGCGAAGGCGCGCCGTCCACGACGGCCTGCGATGCGCTCCATCCCGCCTGCGTGCGATGCGCCCACTTGCACGCGATCGACAGGCTGTGCGCGTCGCGCAGCACCATGCCGAGCGAGGCCGCTTCGAGATCCGTATCGCACACGGCGACGCTGCCGGGCGGCGTCGCGCGCGCGGGTTCGTCGCGGCGGAACGCATCGAGCGAAATGCCGAGCGGCAGGCCGCGAAAATCGAATGGCTTCTGTGCGGCGGCGAGCGCGGGCATCGCCATGCAGACGCAGGCCGCGCCACGGATGAAGGTTCGCTTCATATCAGTCGATAGCTGTTGCGCACGCATCGAAGGGTGTGGACGCGGCATGGCCCACGACCGGCACGATCTTCAGCGCGGCCGATGTCACTCGGCACGGCAGCGCGGCGAGCGCGCAACCGTCGAGCAGGAACGGGCACGCCGCCACGGCCGCGCACACGAGCGCGAAACGCAAGGATGTCGCCATGATTCACGCCGTCGTATCGACGTGATTGCCGAGATGCGCCGGGTTGACCGGCGCGGTCTTGGCGTTCGTGTTGCCGGTTTCGGTGGTCGGGGTATCGGTGCTGCGCTTGATGGGCAACGTGTGCGACGACGCCTGCGTCGCGTGGGGTGTGCTCGGGCCGGTGACGTTCATGCTGCGCGCTCCTTGAAGATGAAGAACCGTTGCGAATTGCAACGTCAGCGATCTTCCGTGAGCGCGCATATTGACGATCGCGCGAGAAAAACACACTTTTCGCGAGTGCTTACGAGGCGTTACGCGACCGTTACCAGTTCTTCCCGGCGTCGAATCCATTCGATGTTGCGGCGCAACGCGTGGCGCGAGATGGTATGACTGTTTCAGCGCAAAAAGCGGGTTAACGTGAATAAAAAGTGGCCGGATAGCCTCATATAGTCAATCTATCTCGCCGCCCGCCAAATCGACAGTGGAAAACCCAAATACCGGAATTGCCGGTATGGCGACGGGATGAATAGAACAACGAATTAACAGGTTATTCCAGAATCATTCGAACAAGACAGGTTAAAAAACCAACGGATGGAGGAACCACTGTCATGAAACGCCGCACCGTGTTAGTTGCGATGGCCGCCGCGCCGCTCGGCGCAATGCTCCCGCTCCCCGCCTTCGCGCAAAAGCCCATCGTGCTCGGCTT includes these proteins:
- a CDS encoding DUF6726 family protein, giving the protein MATSLRFALVCAAVAACPFLLDGCALAALPCRVTSAALKIVPVVGHAASTPFDACATAID
- a CDS encoding tyrosine-protein phosphatase, whose product is MSRRAFIHGGARVALLSTTFGAGALLSACGGASDDQAVTATPTLASIENFRDVAGMGEGYPTVDGNRLRRGVFYRAGALTPDDADAVALARLSLRAVHDLRVVSETALAPDRVPANAVRETHEVAPIDAAAAMPRDAAAASAWMIGQQRQLVMDPVARLQFGALLTRLARVAGPQVMHGTAGKDRTGWAAALLLSIADVPLDVIIQDYLLTNTAAQSHIDARVKAHAARLGTDAQTVAPLYQAQSATLEAAFEEMHRGFGTLSNYLAQGLSVSNADVAMLRVKMVA
- a CDS encoding response regulator; this translates as MTPHVLMVDDDPVVRDHVRDYLQQHGFDVSVLSDGTGLRRRVQAERPSMIVLDVMMPGKDGISALRELRNAHDDIPVILLTARSDVLDRVIGLELGADDYLGKPFDTRELLARIRSILRRRESASAFTAGAPEMRPAYRFGPFEMDFSARELRRDGERIALRSGEFALLKTLVKNEMIVLTRAQLNEKLRGNGAHRDRSLDVAIWRLRRLLEIDPSEPRYVQTVWGQGYIFVPHGDPTAAGRIAARVEV
- the dld gene encoding D-lactate dehydrogenase, which translates into the protein MSVIAPSALAFGESRRSLLASLGDIVGARNVLTGDAPTRRYRTGYRFGTGRVLAVVRPGTLVEQWRVLVACVTARTIVITQASNTGLTGGSTPDGDGYDRDVVIVSTTRIRRVHLIKDGTQAVCIGGTTLDQLERALKPLGREPHSVIGSSCIGASVLGGISNNSGGSLVHRGPAYTEMAVFAAVDAAGVPRLVNHLGIELGGTPEEILSRIENGTFTDADVREGAAASDHDYATHVRDIDAPTPARFNADPRRLFEASGSAGKVMTFAVRLDTFAAEQGAKVFYIGTNDTSVLTDIRRHALANFTHLPIAGEYLHRDAFDVARKYGKDLFVIIDRFGTDRLPLFFSLKTRCDAWFERLGFMPKHLSDRVLQWVSERLPDHLPARLATYREEYEHHLMLKVPATGIDEARAFLSTRFADGGGAYFECSDEEGRKAFLHRFAAASAAVRYRAVHHREVEDIVALDIALRRDDREWFENLPAKIERPIVLKLYYGHFLCHVFHQDYIVIKGNDCLALEHEMLELLDERGAEYPAEHNVGHLYEAKPQLAAFYKELDPCNCFNPGIGKMSKFAAYRERAGEA
- a CDS encoding ATP-binding protein → MRPGLWQAARAPRGFIDTLFGRMALVSVCVLLALQGGWFAILHVQGPHREADGYARALLIVLEAAHNDVALGGRLMRETRVHIVPVWNMPEPLTLRDARKTRHAHLARQIADGLPEGSQIAVDIDARNKSRLWVRYPSSNVWIVTPIDLPPPAPFMTEAVVLLAGALVLSLFATWQLQRPLARVAQAARRFGSGERPVPVDENGPRELRELIGAFNQMMKKLIDTDDDRAVMLAGIAHDLKAPLTRLSLRASVLAKDERERAHFLRDIDSMTRIVQQFLEFAGRSTSESSDTGVDAFIAEQFASPEDGDEPLFALSLDAGEAFRLPRTFIDRLMTNLVDNALEHGEPPVEIRTARRGGNWLIEVRDHGPGIPDERLDDALRPFVRLDPARSGNGHCGLGLTIVERLAREQRGRCEIGNAESGGLIVRIVIPFEET
- a CDS encoding flagellar basal body L-ring protein FlgH; translated protein: MKLTSLPCAALVLALAACSSSRSVVEMPTYAPAVAQPVNVNTLGAIYQAGSSVSLYETARAQRVGDVLTIRLAESYQGSNSADASASRASSISAEAADKSSGAAARLARLFNVGSANTSFKGNGSTSNLSAMSGTLAVSVIGTLPGGNLVVAGDKIIAMSGNQDQLRFSGIVNPKDIEAGNYVASNKVANARIEQAGVGMLADSTTMGWLQRLFMSVLTF
- a CDS encoding response regulator, yielding MSISVLIVDDDSAVRDLLRHFFNAQGIDVSVLHDGGGLRRRLELERPSIVVLDIMMPDTDGLRALRDLRAAGEDIPVIFVTGCDSVPQKIAGLQSGADDYLAKPFDPRELLARIEAVLRRRASAPSRPEPAPRERFGRFEVDFVTRSLLRGGERIALRDSEFALLKVFIKHPYKVLSRVLIHDLVHRDDLAFRDRGLDVPIWRLRRIIEDDPSNPRHVQTVRGQGYVFVPDTDSPTSNRFGT